The following proteins come from a genomic window of Suricata suricatta isolate VVHF042 chromosome 5, meerkat_22Aug2017_6uvM2_HiC, whole genome shotgun sequence:
- the OLIG1 gene encoding oligodendrocyte transcription factor 1, giving the protein MYYAFSQARVNAAPATMLRPQRPGDLQLGASLYELVGYRQPSSSSSSSSTTAPLLPKAAREKPEAPAEPLGTGAGPGAHTGGGSRADAKEEQQQQLRGGGAGGGAAGPGLCTCAVCKFPHLVPAGLGLAAVQAQFSK; this is encoded by the exons aTGTACTATGCGTTTTCCCAGGCGCGCGTGAACGCGGCCCCCGCGACCATGCTGCGGCCACAGCGGCCCGGAGACCTGCAGCTCGGGGCCTCCCTGTACGAGCTGGTGGGCTACCGGCAGCCGTcttcgtcctcctcctcctcctccacgacggcccccctcctccccaaggcAGCGCGCGAGAAGCCGGAGGCGCCCGCCGAGCCGCTGGGCACGGGAGCCGGGCCCGGCGCGCACACGGGCGGCGGCTCCCGGGCGGACGCCAAAGAGGAGCAGCAACAGCAGCTGCG CGGCGGCGGCGCGGGCGGCGGCGCGGCCGGCCCGGGCCTCTGCACCTGCGCCGTCTGCAAGTTCCCGCACCTCGTCCCCGCCGGCCTGGGCCTGGCTGCAGTACAGGCACAGTTTTCCAAGTGA